A portion of the Stigmatella aurantiaca DW4/3-1 genome contains these proteins:
- a CDS encoding amidohydrolase family protein codes for MVKIGRRALTLGLGTMGLSSFLSQGCATATTASRLPPSAPLPSGRDFLLKNASLLTMDPVLGDIPGGSVLVRQGQILAVGRNLVAPDVPVIDAQGMIGLPGLVDTHWHMWNTLLRSFAGTRKADGYFPTVAAFGKNMVPSDLYQGTRLAAAEALACGITTVHNYCHNVRSLDHATADLQALREAGIRARWSFGWPQGLTTDQGLDLESLGRLHADWASHSNGGLLSLGMAWPGIQRMGGRTPERIYKEELRFARERKLPLSVHASSQRGATGQIGEFAREGLLGPDLQVIHALFATEEEIQAMASAGTAVSVSPRSEMRIGYGFPKFLPFLRQGVKLGLSIDTTVLTGNANLFDVMKTARDIENARAENEFEWTGRQLLELGTLGGARSLGLDGWIGSLTPGKRADLLLINPRRVNMGVAPDPVNLVIEATEPGNVDTVIVEGRILKRGGALTALSPERIITEASAALDELRARTQLR; via the coding sequence ATGGTGAAGATCGGCAGACGCGCTTTGACCCTGGGCCTTGGCACGATGGGCCTGAGCAGCTTTCTGTCACAGGGCTGCGCCACCGCCACCACCGCTTCCCGTCTTCCGCCCAGCGCCCCCCTGCCTTCCGGCAGAGACTTCCTGCTGAAAAACGCCTCCCTGCTGACGATGGATCCGGTGCTCGGGGACATCCCGGGCGGCTCCGTGCTGGTGCGTCAGGGCCAGATTCTCGCGGTGGGACGCAACCTCGTCGCGCCAGACGTTCCGGTCATCGATGCGCAGGGCATGATCGGCCTCCCGGGTCTGGTCGATACGCACTGGCACATGTGGAACACGCTGCTTCGCAGCTTTGCCGGAACGCGAAAGGCCGATGGGTATTTCCCCACCGTTGCGGCGTTCGGGAAGAACATGGTGCCCTCGGATCTCTACCAGGGCACCCGGTTGGCGGCCGCCGAGGCCCTGGCGTGCGGCATCACCACCGTCCACAACTACTGTCACAATGTCCGGAGCTTGGACCACGCCACCGCCGACCTCCAGGCGCTCCGGGAAGCGGGCATCCGCGCACGCTGGTCCTTCGGATGGCCGCAAGGGCTCACCACGGACCAGGGCCTCGACCTGGAGAGCCTCGGCCGGCTGCACGCGGACTGGGCGTCGCATTCGAACGGGGGACTGCTCTCGCTCGGCATGGCCTGGCCGGGCATTCAACGCATGGGCGGCCGGACGCCCGAGCGCATTTACAAGGAAGAGCTCCGCTTCGCCCGCGAGCGGAAGCTGCCCCTCTCTGTTCATGCCTCCAGCCAGCGCGGCGCCACGGGCCAGATTGGCGAGTTCGCCCGGGAAGGCCTCCTGGGGCCCGACCTGCAGGTCATCCACGCGCTCTTCGCCACGGAAGAGGAAATCCAGGCGATGGCCTCTGCGGGCACGGCGGTCAGCGTGTCACCCCGGTCCGAGATGCGCATCGGCTACGGCTTTCCCAAGTTCCTTCCTTTTCTGCGGCAAGGCGTGAAGCTGGGCCTCTCGATCGACACCACCGTCCTGACGGGCAATGCCAACCTCTTCGATGTCATGAAGACGGCCCGGGACATCGAGAACGCCCGGGCCGAGAATGAATTCGAGTGGACGGGGCGCCAACTGCTCGAACTTGGAACACTGGGCGGCGCCCGCTCCCTGGGCCTCGACGGGTGGATTGGCTCTCTGACACCCGGGAAACGGGCGGACCTCCTCCTGATCAACCCCCGGCGGGTGAACATGGGCGTGGCGCCGGATCCCGTGAACCTCGTCATCGAGGCCACCGAGCCCGGCAACGTCGACACCGTCATCGTGGAGGGCCGCATCCTCAAGCGCGGAGGCGCTTTGACGGCCCTGTCCCCGGAGCGGATCATCACGGAAGCCTCGGCGGCCCTGGACGAACTGCGCGCCAGGACACAGTTGCGGTAG
- a CDS encoding VOC family protein, which yields MHRSRLVGIVIDCKTEDFDTATRFWSQALGKQVKPSDPENPTYADLQTEADEPLILVQKVDHPSRVHLDIETDDIEAEVKRLEALGAKRVEFIKRWWVMEAPTGQRFCVVRPQRDGKLGAHANEWK from the coding sequence ATGCACCGCAGCCGTCTGGTTGGCATCGTCATCGATTGCAAGACGGAGGACTTCGACACCGCGACCCGCTTCTGGAGCCAGGCCCTTGGCAAGCAGGTCAAACCGAGCGACCCCGAGAACCCCACCTACGCTGATTTACAAACCGAAGCGGACGAGCCCCTCATCCTCGTCCAGAAGGTCGACCACCCGAGCCGTGTCCACCTGGACATCGAGACGGACGACATCGAGGCGGAGGTGAAGCGCCTCGAAGCGCTCGGCGCCAAGCGGGTGGAGTTCATCAAGCGCTGGTGGGTCATGGAGGCGCCGACGGGCCAGCGCTTCTGCGTGGTGCGCCCCCAGCGCGACGGCAAGCTGGGCGCGCATGCGAACGAGTGGAAGTGA
- a CDS encoding glutamine amidotransferase, whose translation MNSQTFNAWKFVSLSPLPLWALVLLGVGLVLGIGLAAWGVRREPARWRKVLLWTLRVGAGVAALFFLLEPGIRNLQVARMKNRVAVLVDRSASMGFPVEPGGPTRSAQVASFLERAAPGLAALQDRFTVELYGVDPELSPTTPTALASEPPRAGTTDLLSALRAAGAGAQGSRKLSGVLLFSDGTDNAELASGVVGRARSALADLGVPVSTFTVGQEALKDLAVEGLKVDDFAFVRNSLTVEVEIHGRGFSGKDIPVVLSQEGKTVASKSVRFGSQDDVKPVAFTFTPDQTGRFVYTVTVPTFPDEAVSDNNTRSFTLKVIRDRVRVLLVVGRPSWDERFLRGLLRQDANVDMVSFYILRTQTDETGVVNPERELSLIPFPMEEIFDTKLDTFDVVIFQNFGHVDPQLSIAGFERNLEQYVHNGGAFVMIGGDSVLGEGRAMMPTLMEALPVEAAGPANPEPFKARLTPEGLRHPVTALGSGAASTESAWAELPPMAGINSTRARQGATVLLDHPFHTVDGKNAPLVAVWDYGRGRALTLATDASWYWAFTAHRDGSPNRAYDRFWSNALRWLVRDPDLTTLRVSADPPSVEPGRPVGVVISARTSDYQPAQDAQVRVELFSVATQKLVAVQTGTAGADGVVRLEFPPPEPGPYKLLATAKKGETDLGKGEDAVAVRAVGPELSDASVRPALMEQIAKVTGGKSYRLPLDSLPDVPLLDPPVVEVGRAKDQPLWDRWYYLVTLVALLGAEWFARRRFGYI comes from the coding sequence ATGAACTCACAGACCTTCAACGCCTGGAAATTCGTCAGCCTCTCCCCGTTACCCCTCTGGGCCCTCGTGCTGCTCGGCGTGGGGCTCGTGCTCGGCATCGGGCTGGCGGCGTGGGGCGTGCGCCGCGAGCCCGCGCGCTGGCGCAAGGTGTTGTTGTGGACCTTGCGGGTGGGCGCGGGGGTGGCGGCCCTCTTCTTCCTGCTGGAGCCGGGCATCCGCAACCTCCAGGTGGCGCGGATGAAGAACCGGGTGGCGGTGCTGGTGGACCGCTCCGCGTCCATGGGCTTTCCGGTGGAGCCCGGTGGGCCCACGCGGTCCGCGCAGGTGGCCTCCTTCCTGGAGCGGGCCGCGCCGGGACTGGCCGCGTTGCAGGACCGCTTCACGGTGGAGTTGTACGGGGTGGATCCGGAGCTGTCGCCCACCACGCCCACCGCGCTCGCCAGCGAGCCGCCCCGCGCGGGCACCACGGACCTGCTGTCGGCGCTGCGGGCCGCGGGGGCCGGGGCGCAGGGCTCGCGGAAGCTCTCCGGGGTGCTGCTCTTCAGCGATGGGACGGACAACGCGGAGCTGGCGTCCGGGGTGGTGGGACGCGCCCGCTCGGCGCTGGCGGATCTGGGCGTGCCGGTGTCCACCTTCACCGTGGGCCAGGAGGCGCTCAAGGATCTGGCGGTCGAGGGGCTGAAGGTCGATGACTTCGCCTTCGTGCGCAACTCGCTCACCGTGGAGGTGGAGATCCACGGCCGGGGCTTCTCCGGCAAGGACATCCCGGTGGTGCTCAGCCAGGAGGGCAAGACGGTGGCGAGCAAGTCGGTGCGCTTCGGCTCGCAGGACGACGTGAAGCCGGTGGCCTTCACCTTCACCCCGGACCAGACGGGCCGCTTCGTCTACACCGTCACGGTGCCCACCTTCCCGGACGAGGCGGTGAGCGACAACAACACCCGCTCCTTCACCCTCAAGGTCATCCGGGACCGGGTGCGCGTGCTGCTGGTGGTGGGGCGGCCCTCGTGGGACGAGCGCTTCCTGCGGGGGCTGCTGCGCCAGGACGCCAACGTGGACATGGTGTCCTTCTACATCCTGCGCACGCAGACGGATGAGACGGGGGTGGTGAACCCCGAGCGCGAGCTGTCGCTGATTCCCTTCCCGATGGAGGAGATCTTCGACACGAAGCTGGACACGTTCGATGTCGTCATCTTCCAGAACTTCGGCCACGTGGACCCGCAGCTGTCCATCGCGGGCTTCGAGCGCAACCTGGAGCAGTACGTCCACAACGGCGGGGCGTTCGTGATGATTGGCGGCGACAGCGTGCTGGGCGAGGGCCGCGCGATGATGCCCACGCTGATGGAGGCGCTGCCGGTGGAGGCCGCGGGGCCCGCGAACCCGGAGCCCTTCAAGGCGCGGCTGACGCCCGAGGGGTTACGCCACCCGGTGACGGCGCTGGGCAGCGGCGCGGCGAGCACCGAGAGCGCCTGGGCGGAGCTGCCACCCATGGCGGGCATCAACTCCACGCGGGCCCGGCAGGGCGCGACGGTGCTGCTGGACCACCCCTTCCACACGGTGGATGGGAAGAACGCGCCGCTGGTGGCCGTGTGGGACTACGGCCGGGGACGGGCGCTGACCCTGGCCACGGACGCGAGCTGGTACTGGGCGTTCACGGCGCACCGGGACGGTTCGCCCAACCGGGCGTATGACCGCTTCTGGAGCAATGCGCTGCGCTGGTTGGTGAGGGATCCAGACCTGACGACGCTGCGGGTGTCCGCGGATCCCCCCTCGGTGGAGCCGGGCAGGCCCGTGGGCGTGGTGATCTCGGCGCGGACGTCGGACTACCAGCCAGCGCAGGATGCACAGGTCCGGGTGGAGCTGTTCTCGGTGGCCACGCAGAAGCTGGTGGCGGTGCAGACGGGGACCGCGGGGGCGGATGGCGTGGTCCGGCTGGAGTTCCCGCCGCCCGAGCCGGGACCGTACAAACTGCTGGCCACGGCCAAGAAGGGCGAGACGGACCTGGGCAAGGGCGAGGACGCGGTGGCGGTGCGCGCGGTGGGGCCCGAACTGTCGGATGCCTCGGTGCGCCCGGCCTTGATGGAGCAGATCGCCAAGGTGACGGGCGGCAAGTCCTACCGGCTGCCGTTGGACAGCTTGCCGGACGTGCCGCTCCTGGATCCGCCGGTGGTGGAGGTGGGCCGCGCGAAGGACCAGCCCCTGTGGGACCGGTGGTACTACCTGGTCACCCTGGTGGCGCTGCTGGGCGCCGAGTGGTTCGCTCGGCGCCGGTTCGGTTACATTTAG